Within the Medicago truncatula cultivar Jemalong A17 chromosome 4, MtrunA17r5.0-ANR, whole genome shotgun sequence genome, the region TTTTGACATGTTACATCAACTGACTTGTGAATAACCAAATGATGCTCTACTTGTTTCTGTTTCATGTAGTCTTAATGCGTATTGAATTCCAGTAATGTGATtgctaaaaattttaaaatcaattcagGTCTGTGGAGATAAGTTCAAGTTGCGCTGCGCAGGAGATTAAGCCACTCCATACTTCACGAACAGGTCTGGCTTCTATTATTCCTCAAAGGCACAGCTTGTCTATGTTGTATGGATGGAGAGTTGGCCTGGCCTCTATTCTGTCTAAGAAGTAGGGAAGTAATTATCAAAGAATAAATATGAAGATATTGTTAGTCAATCATACTGGATTGAGGGCCTCTagctctctctcttctttgtaTTTGATGATGAAGTTATCTCCTTATACTTGTTTTGTTCTGCGCCGTATTTGATATGCATCACTCTTGGATTTTGTTTCTTCGTCAATATGGTCAACAGAAAGTACCATCGTTGCATTATGTTTGAATGTTCACTGGATCAGTGGAGCACAGTTAATAGGTGCCCACCTCCATGAATTGTGTGACCTGGAGAATGGAAGAAAATCTTTGCTATTCCTGTAATACCTACTCCTTTAATATCATGGCCCTTAACATGAGTtgtgtttttggattttttaaataaaataattttcatttaaagtttttttttagctaTATCAATTTAAAG harbors:
- the LOC11441217 gene encoding uncharacterized protein, coding for MKVRSSVKKMCEYCRTIKRKGRVYIMCTANPKHKQRQGMSTFAYEAPSHQLSVEISSSCAAQEIKPLHTSRTGLASIIPQRHSLSMLYGWRVGLASILSKK